From the genome of Arthrobacter alpinus, one region includes:
- the panC gene encoding pantoate--beta-alanine ligase: MSITVVSTIAELKALSADLLARDVRGEASGRTPGTLGLVPTMGALHRGHAELAKTALGENAVVVVSVFVNPLQFGDATDLARYPRTTEADLALLDEAGVDIMFAPSAQEMYPGGEPGVRVTAGELGELYEGASRPGHFDGALTVVAKLLHVGRPDTGLAPAGQDGRHAYRAYFGQKDAQQLALVRRMVADLNFPVDIVAVPTVRDEDGLALSSRNRFLSGEERDSALVLSRALRLLKRRALAHEPLDIASVEALVHSAPGVDLDYLEVVHPQTLAVRAENCQDTPFTGQALALIAAKVGPVRLIDNQPLG, from the coding sequence ATGAGCATCACAGTGGTTTCTACCATTGCAGAACTGAAGGCCTTGAGCGCCGACTTGTTGGCTCGAGACGTACGGGGTGAGGCGTCTGGGCGCACCCCCGGCACGTTGGGATTGGTGCCCACCATGGGTGCCCTGCACAGAGGGCACGCGGAACTGGCCAAAACGGCGCTCGGAGAAAACGCTGTCGTGGTGGTAAGCGTGTTTGTCAATCCGTTGCAATTTGGTGACGCCACGGATTTGGCTCGTTACCCGCGCACCACCGAGGCGGACCTGGCGCTTCTTGACGAGGCCGGCGTGGACATCATGTTCGCCCCGTCGGCGCAGGAGATGTACCCGGGTGGTGAGCCTGGCGTTCGGGTCACGGCAGGAGAACTCGGCGAGCTGTATGAGGGTGCCTCAAGGCCCGGGCACTTTGACGGTGCCTTGACGGTGGTGGCGAAACTCTTGCACGTTGGCCGTCCGGACACGGGGCTTGCCCCCGCGGGCCAGGATGGCCGGCACGCCTACAGGGCGTATTTTGGCCAGAAGGACGCACAGCAGCTGGCCCTGGTGCGGCGCATGGTGGCTGACCTGAACTTTCCGGTGGACATTGTGGCCGTGCCTACCGTCCGTGACGAGGATGGCCTGGCCTTGTCCAGCCGCAACCGCTTCCTCTCGGGGGAGGAGCGCGACTCCGCCCTGGTGCTTTCCCGTGCGCTGCGCCTGCTGAAACGGCGTGCACTTGCGCACGAACCCCTCGACATCGCCTCCGTCGAGGCCCTGGTCCACAGTGCACCCGGGGTGGACCTGGACTATTTGGAAGTGGTGCATCCGCAGACACTGGCCGTCCGGGCCGAGAACTGCCAGGACACCCCTTTCACCGGCCAGGCGCTGGCACTCATCGCCGCAAAGGTGGGCCCGGTCAGGCTCATCGACAACCAGCCCCTGGGGTAG
- a CDS encoding ribokinase: MTAARIVVAGSLNADLTIYCDRLPLPGETLHGHGFAVNPGGKSANQAVAAARLGGDVTLLGAVGQDPNGDMLVASTGGAGVDVSHVRRVTEPTGVAVISVEDSGENSIIISAGANGTLSPAAMVPALFTGAGVVCLCLEVPLDTVQAAAQAGHDTGATVLLNLSPYAPVPDALALLTDVLLVNAHEGSQFLGGFQLPVSDSPAIAWHDVLEEFARHGLSQVLLTLGAHGSVVLDSTNFAEPVVRIAPTKVDAVDTTGAGDAFTGAVAARLAAGDTLAEAARYASVAAALAATKRGTQAAYPSVAQVAAQL; this comes from the coding sequence ATGACCGCGGCCCGCATTGTGGTAGCGGGTTCACTCAACGCCGACCTGACCATCTATTGTGATCGGCTTCCGCTGCCCGGGGAAACCCTTCACGGCCACGGATTTGCTGTAAACCCCGGCGGCAAGAGTGCCAACCAGGCCGTGGCTGCGGCCAGACTCGGCGGGGACGTAACCTTGCTCGGTGCCGTGGGCCAGGACCCCAACGGCGACATGCTGGTGGCCTCCACCGGCGGGGCCGGGGTTGACGTCAGTCACGTCCGGCGCGTTACCGAGCCCACGGGTGTTGCCGTCATCTCCGTGGAGGACAGCGGCGAAAACTCCATCATCATCTCCGCAGGCGCCAACGGGACACTCTCCCCTGCCGCCATGGTCCCGGCCCTGTTCACTGGTGCCGGCGTTGTCTGCCTGTGCCTGGAAGTCCCGCTGGACACGGTGCAGGCTGCCGCGCAGGCCGGGCACGACACCGGAGCAACCGTGTTGTTGAACCTCTCCCCGTACGCACCGGTTCCGGACGCATTGGCGCTTTTGACCGATGTCCTGCTGGTCAATGCGCACGAGGGTTCCCAGTTCCTGGGCGGTTTTCAGCTGCCCGTCAGCGACTCACCGGCCATTGCCTGGCATGATGTGCTTGAAGAATTTGCCCGTCACGGCCTGTCGCAGGTTCTGCTCACACTGGGCGCCCATGGTTCGGTGGTGCTCGATTCCACGAACTTTGCCGAGCCCGTAGTCCGCATTGCACCAACCAAGGTCGACGCAGTGGACACCACGGGAGCTGGCGATGCCTTCACCGGAGCCGTGGCCGCACGTCTGGCCGCCGGCGACACACTCGCTGAGGCCGCCCGCTACGCATCCGTCGCGGCCGCCCTGGCAGCCACGAAGAGGGGCACGCAGGCCGCATACCCCTCCGTTGCACAGGTGGCCGCGCAGTTGTAA
- a CDS encoding MFS transporter — MSTATAKPGILSKPGNITALMVALLAACVAFQLNASMLSPALVTMGEELNASQAAIGLSQTWFFTAAAVFSLFLPRLSDIVGRKKVLLGMMVMMAVGSIISAMAPDITWLFVGRIIQGVSGPTVPLALIMLRSAVKDPKKYGALMGLITAVNGGIAGIDSFVGGYFAEHFGFRSIFWLMVVIAAVATLLIVFLAGESRPGEGTRMDWLGVFFIVVAVGALLTALNEATKLVGGITTGPLVTSVALAVVAVAAFMAFWAVEKRSSHPMVETVHLRQRATWAPLLTTTLTMTGIFAVINGIVPAFVQASDPGFGIGATQMSLLILTPYALLGWVFGPITGRLAPVLGYTKMLRIGLLGSIAALAIIGFLGLHSLPWMIAGTVLLGIMYAGTVNIMLNGLGVVLSPAGNPGFLPGMNAGAFNLGAGLSFLVLPAILVATAPLCAHGSYLTVVIVALAITAAAFAASLLVPKPVDAEVAP, encoded by the coding sequence ATGAGCACCGCAACTGCCAAGCCCGGGATACTCAGCAAGCCCGGTAACATCACTGCCTTGATGGTTGCACTGCTCGCGGCCTGCGTGGCCTTCCAGCTCAATGCCTCCATGCTCAGCCCTGCCCTGGTCACCATGGGCGAGGAACTCAACGCCAGCCAGGCCGCAATTGGACTCTCGCAGACCTGGTTCTTCACGGCCGCCGCCGTCTTCTCACTGTTCCTGCCGCGCCTGAGCGACATCGTGGGCCGCAAGAAGGTCCTGCTCGGCATGATGGTCATGATGGCCGTCGGCTCCATCATCTCCGCCATGGCACCTGACATCACGTGGCTGTTCGTGGGCCGCATCATCCAGGGCGTCAGTGGACCCACGGTTCCACTTGCCCTGATCATGCTCCGTTCCGCCGTGAAAGACCCCAAGAAGTACGGGGCACTCATGGGCCTGATCACCGCCGTCAATGGTGGCATTGCCGGCATTGACTCCTTCGTAGGCGGCTACTTTGCCGAACACTTCGGTTTCCGCAGTATCTTCTGGCTCATGGTTGTCATTGCCGCCGTCGCGACCTTGCTGATCGTGTTCCTGGCCGGGGAATCCAGGCCCGGCGAGGGCACCAGGATGGACTGGCTGGGCGTGTTCTTCATCGTCGTCGCCGTTGGTGCCTTGCTGACGGCCTTGAACGAGGCCACCAAGCTGGTGGGCGGCATCACGACAGGTCCGCTGGTGACATCCGTGGCCCTGGCCGTTGTCGCCGTCGCCGCCTTCATGGCTTTCTGGGCAGTGGAAAAACGTTCCTCACACCCCATGGTGGAAACCGTGCACCTGCGCCAGCGCGCCACCTGGGCCCCACTGCTGACCACCACCTTGACCATGACAGGTATCTTCGCCGTCATCAACGGCATTGTGCCGGCGTTCGTCCAGGCGTCCGACCCCGGTTTCGGGATTGGCGCCACCCAGATGAGCCTGCTCATCCTGACCCCGTACGCTCTGCTTGGCTGGGTCTTTGGCCCCATCACCGGACGCCTGGCCCCCGTGCTCGGCTACACCAAGATGCTGCGGATCGGCTTGCTGGGCAGCATTGCCGCCCTCGCCATCATCGGCTTCCTGGGTCTGCACAGCCTGCCGTGGATGATCGCCGGCACGGTCTTGCTGGGCATCATGTATGCCGGTACCGTGAACATCATGCTCAACGGCCTCGGCGTGGTCCTGTCCCCCGCTGGCAACCCCGGCTTCCTGCCCGGCATGAACGCCGGCGCCTTCAACCTAGGTGCCGGACTAAGCTTCCTGGTGCTGCCGGCCATTTTGGTGGCCACAGCACCCTTGTGCGCGCACGGCTCCTACCTGACGGTGGTCATCGTGGCCCTGGCCATCACGGCTGCAGCATTCGCCGCTTCGCTGCTGGTGCCCAAGCCCGTTGATGCGGAGGTAGCACCATGA
- a CDS encoding nucleoside hydrolase: MNTALNNPAGNKPGTATAPRKIILDCDPGHDDAVALLLAYGNPNIELLAVTTVVGNQTLEKVTRNALAVGTIAGITGVPFAAGCDRPLVRNIETAPDIHGESGMDGPTQPKSTIELDRRHAVDLIIELVMAHEPGTITLVPTAGLTNIAMAARKEPRIVQRVKEVVLMGGGYHVGNWSPVAEFNIKIDPEAAHIVFNAGWEVVMVGLDLTHQALATPDVVAAIEAVGTKPAKFVMELMEFFTKTYKDAQGFDYPPVHDPCAVAYVIDPSVMTTQKVPVDIELTGTLTLGMTVADFRAPAPADCKTSVAVTLDHAKFWNMVTDALVRIGEVDA, translated from the coding sequence GTGAACACGGCATTGAACAACCCCGCCGGCAACAAGCCCGGGACGGCCACCGCACCCCGGAAGATCATCCTGGATTGCGACCCCGGCCACGACGACGCCGTGGCCCTGCTGCTGGCATATGGCAACCCCAACATCGAGCTCCTGGCCGTCACCACAGTGGTGGGCAACCAGACACTGGAAAAAGTCACCCGCAATGCCCTTGCTGTCGGCACCATCGCCGGCATCACCGGTGTCCCGTTTGCCGCCGGCTGCGACCGGCCCCTGGTGCGGAACATTGAAACCGCCCCCGACATCCACGGCGAAAGCGGCATGGATGGCCCGACCCAGCCCAAGTCCACGATCGAGCTGGACCGGCGCCACGCCGTCGACCTCATCATTGAACTGGTCATGGCCCACGAGCCGGGCACCATCACCTTGGTCCCCACCGCGGGGCTGACCAACATCGCCATGGCGGCTCGCAAGGAACCGCGCATTGTTCAACGCGTGAAGGAAGTTGTCCTCATGGGTGGCGGCTACCACGTGGGCAACTGGAGCCCGGTGGCCGAATTTAACATCAAGATCGACCCGGAAGCCGCTCACATCGTGTTCAACGCCGGGTGGGAAGTGGTCATGGTGGGCCTGGATCTCACCCATCAGGCACTCGCCACCCCCGACGTTGTGGCCGCGATCGAGGCAGTCGGCACCAAGCCGGCCAAGTTTGTCATGGAACTCATGGAGTTCTTCACCAAGACGTACAAGGACGCCCAGGGTTTCGACTACCCGCCGGTCCACGACCCCTGCGCCGTCGCCTACGTTATCGACCCGAGCGTCATGACCACCCAGAAGGTGCCCGTGGACATTGAGCTCACCGGCACCCTGACCCTCGGCATGACAGTGGCCGATTTCCGTGCGCCCGCCCCCGCCGATTGCAAGACCTCCGTCGCCGTGACGCTGGACCACGCAAAGTTCTGGAACATGGTCACCGACGCACTCGTCCGCATTGGCGAAGTTGACGCATGA
- a CDS encoding LacI family DNA-binding transcriptional regulator, with amino-acid sequence MVAARAGVSTATVSLVTNGKTAGRVSAENIAKVQEAVAELGYVVDGLGSSLAKGRSNIVILVAPDVSNPFFANVIAGVREAIGEAYQLLLSVTDAGLTPSPADVRNLLSLRPAGLLVDAPSAQFLAELPSAGPMVLMDAAGVASDAPSVNFDVAQGAGMLADHLASLGHRTVAYIDSVTGTETFRVRREAFYRGARVHGISVAADVATTIDMGASALAFAQAWPGWAAQGVTAVVCCTDTHAYGVLQEARVARLGVPQQLAVTGFDDLPFSQTSNPGLTTVHLPANELGRAAGQQLLRLLAGETIPVPGLMLESTLVVRGSTVTAS; translated from the coding sequence ATGGTCGCCGCCCGGGCAGGGGTCTCAACAGCTACGGTTTCCTTGGTAACGAACGGCAAGACGGCCGGGCGGGTGTCCGCGGAGAACATCGCTAAGGTCCAAGAAGCGGTGGCCGAGCTCGGATACGTGGTTGACGGCTTGGGCAGCTCCCTGGCCAAGGGCCGCAGCAACATTGTGATCCTGGTGGCCCCTGACGTCTCCAACCCGTTCTTCGCCAACGTCATTGCCGGTGTCCGCGAGGCTATCGGGGAAGCGTATCAACTGCTACTCTCGGTCACCGACGCAGGGCTAACACCATCGCCGGCCGATGTGCGGAACCTGCTCTCCCTACGCCCGGCAGGTCTGCTCGTGGATGCTCCCAGCGCCCAGTTCCTGGCCGAGTTGCCGTCCGCCGGACCCATGGTGCTGATGGATGCGGCAGGGGTCGCCAGCGACGCCCCGTCGGTGAACTTTGATGTGGCCCAAGGTGCCGGAATGTTGGCGGACCATCTGGCCTCGCTTGGCCACCGCACTGTCGCCTACATTGACAGCGTGACGGGCACCGAAACGTTCCGCGTTCGCAGGGAGGCCTTCTACCGTGGCGCCCGCGTCCACGGCATCAGTGTGGCGGCGGACGTGGCCACCACCATTGACATGGGCGCCAGTGCGCTTGCCTTTGCCCAGGCGTGGCCCGGCTGGGCAGCCCAAGGGGTCACCGCCGTCGTCTGCTGCACTGATACCCACGCCTATGGGGTGCTGCAGGAAGCACGCGTGGCCCGGTTGGGGGTGCCCCAACAATTGGCTGTGACAGGATTCGACGACCTTCCCTTTTCGCAGACTTCCAACCCGGGGCTCACCACAGTGCACCTGCCCGCCAACGAACTGGGACGGGCGGCCGGGCAGCAGCTGCTGCGGCTGCTGGCCGGGGAAACGATTCCGGTACCCGGGCTGATGCTTGAGAGCACATTGGTGGTCCGCGGCTCCACTGTTACCGCAAGCTAA
- the lysS gene encoding lysine--tRNA ligase, with translation MRVRMEKRAKLLERGEQAYPVGVERTHTLEEIREKYPELEADSATGEAVGVTGRVVFVRNTGKLCFATLQSGAGTRLQVMLSLANIGETSLADWKALVDLGDHVFVRGEVISSRRGELSILADAWQMASKALRPLPVLHADLSEEMRVRQRYVDLIVRDDAREQVRTRSAIVKAIRDTLHGEDYIELETPILQLMHGGAAARPFRTHLNAFDQPMTLRIAIELYLKRAVVGGMDKVFEVGRIFRNEGVDSTHSPEFTMLEAYEAYGDQFTMAKTMQRIILAAADAVGSRTIETDRGPISLDGEWPWLPVYQGLSDMVGQEITPDTTATELHAIAAKHEVKIDPAWDSEKLVVELFGEIVEPTLIQPTFVCDYPPSAQPLARQHRSKPNLIEAWDLVIDGRETGTAFSELIDPVIQRDRLTQQSLAAAAGDPEAMQLDEDFLRALEYGAPPMGGLGLGVDRLVMLFTGVGIREAILFPLMKPE, from the coding sequence ATGCGTGTCCGGATGGAAAAGCGTGCCAAGCTGCTGGAGCGAGGTGAACAGGCCTACCCGGTTGGTGTCGAGCGGACCCACACCCTTGAAGAAATCCGGGAAAAATACCCGGAACTGGAAGCTGATTCGGCCACGGGGGAAGCTGTGGGCGTCACCGGCCGCGTCGTGTTTGTGCGCAACACCGGCAAGCTGTGCTTCGCCACCTTGCAATCAGGTGCCGGCACCCGCCTGCAGGTCATGCTCTCGCTAGCCAATATCGGCGAGACATCACTGGCGGACTGGAAAGCGCTCGTGGACCTTGGTGACCACGTCTTTGTACGCGGTGAAGTCATCAGCTCCCGCCGCGGAGAGCTCTCCATCCTGGCCGACGCATGGCAAATGGCGTCGAAGGCGTTGCGCCCCCTGCCCGTACTGCACGCCGACCTCTCCGAGGAGATGCGGGTGCGCCAACGCTACGTTGACTTGATCGTTCGCGACGACGCCCGCGAGCAGGTGCGAACCCGCTCCGCCATTGTCAAGGCCATTCGCGACACCCTCCACGGCGAGGATTACATTGAGCTGGAAACCCCCATTTTGCAGCTCATGCACGGTGGAGCCGCAGCCCGGCCATTCCGAACACACCTGAACGCCTTTGACCAGCCAATGACATTGCGTATTGCCATTGAGCTATATCTCAAGCGTGCCGTGGTTGGCGGCATGGATAAAGTCTTCGAAGTGGGGCGCATATTCCGCAATGAGGGCGTTGACTCCACGCACAGCCCCGAATTCACGATGCTTGAGGCCTACGAGGCTTACGGTGACCAATTCACCATGGCAAAGACCATGCAGCGAATCATTTTGGCTGCCGCCGATGCCGTCGGCTCGCGCACCATTGAAACTGATCGAGGCCCCATTAGCCTCGACGGTGAATGGCCTTGGTTGCCTGTTTATCAGGGGCTAAGCGACATGGTTGGACAGGAAATCACCCCGGATACAACTGCCACCGAATTGCATGCCATCGCGGCAAAGCATGAGGTTAAAATTGACCCGGCCTGGGATAGCGAGAAATTGGTTGTTGAATTGTTTGGCGAAATTGTTGAGCCAACGCTGATCCAGCCCACCTTCGTTTGCGACTATCCGCCGTCAGCGCAGCCGTTGGCCCGGCAACACCGGAGCAAGCCCAATCTCATTGAAGCCTGGGACCTCGTCATTGACGGTCGGGAGACTGGCACCGCCTTCTCGGAGCTGATCGACCCTGTTATCCAGCGCGACCGCCTCACGCAGCAGTCCCTGGCCGCCGCGGCGGGCGATCCCGAGGCCATGCAGTTGGATGAAGATTTCCTGCGCGCCCTGGAATACGGGGCACCGCCCATGGGTGGGCTTGGATTGGGCGTGGACCGCTTGGTGATGCTCTTTACAGGTGTTGGAATCCGTGAGGCCATCCTCTTTCCTTTGATGAAACCCGAGTAG
- a CDS encoding histone-like nucleoid-structuring protein Lsr2, with product MAQKIHVTLVDDIDQSPADENITFGLDGINYEIDLSADHAAALREALAKFIAAGRRAGGRAVRGRGPAAPKAKSDVSEIRQWAKQNGYEVHERGRIQAEIREAYYAAQG from the coding sequence ATGGCACAGAAGATTCATGTCACCCTAGTTGACGACATTGACCAGAGTCCCGCAGATGAAAACATCACATTCGGCCTGGATGGGATCAATTACGAGATTGACCTTTCCGCCGACCATGCTGCAGCATTGCGTGAGGCATTGGCGAAGTTCATTGCTGCAGGACGACGTGCAGGCGGCCGGGCGGTGCGCGGAAGGGGACCCGCCGCTCCGAAGGCCAAGAGCGATGTAAGCGAAATTCGCCAGTGGGCGAAGCAGAACGGTTACGAAGTTCACGAACGCGGCCGCATTCAAGCTGAAATTCGTGAAGCGTACTACGCGGCCCAGGGCTGA
- a CDS encoding ATP-dependent Clp protease ATP-binding subunit, with protein MFERFTDRARRVVVLAQEEARMLNHNYIGTEHILLGLIHEGEGVAAKALESLNISLDGVREQVQEIIGQGQQAPSGHIPFTPRAKKVLELSLREALQLGHNYIGTEHILLGLIREGEGVAAQVLVKLGADLGRVRQQVIQLLSGYQGKEPVASGGGQPEGQPAGSVVLDQFGRNLTQAARENKLDPVIGREHEMERVMQILSRRTKNNPVLIGEPGVGKTAVVEGLAQAIVRGDVPETIKDKQLYTLDLGSLVAGSRYRGDFEERLKKVLKEIRTRGDIILFIDEIHTLVGAGAAEGAIDAASILKPMLARGELQTIGATTLDEYRKHIEKDAALERRFQPIQVPEPSVPLTIEILKGLRDRYEAHHRVSITDGALTAAATLADRYISDRFLPDKAIDLIDEAGARLRIRRMTAPPELKAMDTEIAAVKKRKEDAIDAQDFEGAAALRDDEQKLITARAEKERLWKSGGLDDISEVDEDLIAEVLANSTGIPVFKLTEAESTRLLKMEDELHRRVIGQNEAIKSISQAIRRTRSGLKDPKRPGGSFIFAGPTGVGKTELAKALAEFLFGDEDALITLDMSEYSEKHTVSRLFGAPPGYVGYEEGGQLTEKVRRRPFSVVLFDEVEKAHADLFNSLLQILEDGRLTDSQGRVVDFKNTIIIMTTNLGTRDISKSVATGFQSGGDTQTGYNRMRARVTEELKQHFRPEFLNRVDDVVVFPQLTQDEIIEIVDLMVARLESRLADKGMGIELTPAAKVLLATRGYDPAMGARPLRRTIQREIEDHLSEKILFGELKDGDIVAVDVEGEGDEAKFTFVGTAKPHIPDAIAASA; from the coding sequence ATGTTTGAGCGATTTACTGATCGAGCCCGACGTGTTGTTGTGCTGGCCCAAGAAGAGGCCCGCATGCTCAACCACAATTACATTGGCACGGAGCACATTCTGCTCGGCCTCATCCATGAGGGTGAAGGTGTTGCCGCCAAGGCCCTGGAGTCCTTGAACATTTCGCTGGACGGTGTCCGTGAACAGGTCCAGGAGATTATTGGGCAGGGACAGCAGGCACCCAGCGGGCACATCCCGTTCACCCCGCGCGCCAAGAAGGTTCTTGAACTTTCTTTGCGTGAGGCCCTGCAACTGGGCCATAACTACATTGGTACCGAGCACATCCTGCTTGGGCTGATTCGTGAGGGTGAGGGCGTTGCCGCGCAGGTGCTGGTGAAGCTTGGAGCCGATCTGGGCCGTGTGCGCCAGCAGGTCATCCAGCTGCTCTCCGGCTACCAGGGCAAGGAGCCGGTTGCCAGTGGCGGCGGCCAGCCTGAAGGCCAGCCCGCTGGCTCAGTGGTCCTTGACCAGTTTGGTCGAAACCTGACCCAGGCTGCCCGGGAAAACAAGCTTGACCCTGTCATTGGGCGCGAGCATGAGATGGAACGCGTCATGCAAATCCTCTCGCGCCGCACCAAGAACAACCCTGTTCTGATCGGTGAACCCGGTGTGGGTAAGACCGCCGTCGTTGAGGGCCTGGCGCAAGCCATCGTCCGTGGAGACGTGCCGGAAACCATCAAGGACAAGCAGCTGTACACCCTTGACTTGGGTTCCCTAGTGGCAGGCTCGCGGTACCGAGGTGACTTCGAGGAGCGCCTGAAAAAGGTGCTCAAGGAAATCCGCACCCGTGGTGACATCATCTTGTTCATCGATGAGATTCACACGCTGGTGGGTGCCGGTGCCGCCGAAGGCGCCATCGACGCAGCCTCCATCCTTAAGCCGATGCTGGCCCGCGGCGAGCTACAGACCATCGGTGCCACCACCTTGGATGAGTACCGCAAGCACATTGAGAAGGACGCTGCACTTGAGCGCCGCTTCCAGCCGATCCAGGTGCCCGAACCCAGCGTTCCGCTGACCATTGAAATCCTCAAGGGTCTGCGTGACCGCTATGAGGCCCACCACCGCGTGTCCATCACCGACGGCGCCCTGACGGCGGCGGCCACCTTGGCCGACCGTTACATCAGCGACAGGTTCCTGCCTGACAAGGCTATCGACTTGATCGATGAGGCCGGTGCCCGCCTGCGTATCCGCCGCATGACCGCACCCCCAGAGCTCAAGGCGATGGACACCGAAATTGCGGCTGTGAAAAAGCGCAAGGAAGACGCCATCGACGCCCAAGACTTTGAGGGTGCCGCGGCCTTGCGCGATGACGAGCAGAAACTCATCACCGCCCGGGCAGAGAAGGAGCGCCTGTGGAAGTCCGGTGGACTCGATGACATCTCCGAGGTCGATGAGGATCTCATCGCCGAGGTTCTGGCTAACTCCACGGGCATCCCGGTGTTCAAGCTGACCGAAGCCGAGTCCACGCGTCTGCTGAAGATGGAAGACGAGCTGCACAGGCGCGTCATCGGCCAGAATGAGGCCATCAAATCCATCTCGCAGGCCATTCGCCGGACCCGTTCAGGACTCAAGGATCCCAAGCGCCCCGGTGGCTCGTTCATCTTCGCCGGTCCCACAGGCGTTGGTAAGACCGAGCTGGCCAAGGCTCTTGCCGAGTTCTTGTTCGGTGACGAAGACGCCCTGATCACCCTTGACATGTCCGAGTACTCGGAGAAGCACACGGTTTCACGACTGTTCGGTGCCCCTCCCGGCTACGTTGGCTACGAAGAGGGTGGGCAGCTGACCGAGAAGGTTCGGCGCCGTCCGTTCTCCGTGGTTTTGTTCGATGAGGTTGAAAAGGCGCACGCCGACTTGTTCAACTCCTTGCTGCAGATCCTCGAAGACGGCCGTTTGACTGACAGCCAGGGCCGGGTGGTTGACTTCAAGAACACCATCATCATCATGACCACCAACCTGGGTACCCGCGACATCTCCAAGTCAGTGGCCACGGGCTTCCAATCCGGTGGCGACACGCAAACCGGCTACAACCGGATGCGAGCTAGGGTCACCGAGGAGCTCAAGCAGCACTTCCGCCCCGAGTTCTTGAACCGTGTGGACGATGTTGTGGTGTTCCCGCAGCTGACCCAGGACGAGATCATCGAGATTGTCGACCTGATGGTTGCACGCTTGGAGAGCCGTTTGGCTGACAAGGGAATGGGCATCGAGCTCACCCCCGCGGCCAAGGTCCTGCTCGCCACACGTGGCTACGACCCGGCCATGGGTGCCCGGCCGCTGCGCCGCACCATCCAGCGTGAGATTGAGGATCACCTCTCCGAGAAGATCCTCTTCGGCGAACTCAAGGACGGCGACATCGTGGCGGTGGATGTTGAGGGCGAAGGCGACGAAGCGAAGTTCACCTTCGTGGGCACGGCCAAACCGCACATCCCGGACGCCATCGCGGCCTCCGCGTAG
- a CDS encoding TMEM175 family protein, with amino-acid sequence MLRTVLALMCSKHAGRLDRGRETERTMFFSDAVFAIAMTLLALDLRLSDLPADITVRGFESVLVDRVPALAAFALSFVLVGWTWINHHRRFNAIVSYDNRLQVINLLILFFVVFLPGPTTILFADVPSTP; translated from the coding sequence ATGCTCAGAACCGTATTAGCGCTGATGTGCTCAAAACACGCCGGACGGCTCGACCGCGGCCGGGAAACCGAACGGACAATGTTCTTCAGCGACGCGGTCTTTGCCATCGCCATGACGTTGCTGGCCCTGGACCTGAGACTTTCGGATCTGCCTGCGGACATCACGGTGCGAGGGTTCGAGTCGGTACTCGTTGACCGGGTGCCGGCCCTAGCCGCCTTTGCCCTCAGCTTTGTTCTGGTGGGGTGGACCTGGATCAATCACCACCGCCGTTTCAACGCCATCGTCTCCTATGACAACAGGCTCCAGGTCATCAACTTGCTCATCTTGTTCTTCGTGGTGTTCTTGCCGGGGCCCACCACCATACTCTTTGCGGACGTGCCGTCCACGCCGTAG
- a CDS encoding amino-acid N-acetyltransferase, which yields MTSALTIRPARTSDVYAIKDLVAPLAQQRILISKESVTYFEAIQEFLIAEHDGETVGCGALHVMWEDLAEIRTLASADVWRGQGVGHALVERLLEKARELGVSRVFCLTFEVDFFTRHGFEVMADQGAVDPAVYSELLRSADEGVAEFLDLARVKPNTLGNTRMIRQL from the coding sequence GTGACTTCAGCGCTAACAATCCGTCCCGCCCGCACCTCAGACGTCTATGCCATCAAGGACTTGGTGGCGCCCTTGGCACAGCAACGAATCTTGATCTCCAAAGAGTCGGTCACCTATTTTGAGGCGATACAGGAGTTCTTGATCGCCGAGCACGACGGCGAAACTGTTGGCTGTGGTGCCCTACACGTCATGTGGGAGGACCTGGCGGAGATCCGGACCCTGGCCAGCGCCGACGTCTGGCGCGGGCAGGGCGTGGGCCATGCGCTGGTGGAACGGCTGCTGGAGAAAGCCCGCGAACTGGGTGTGAGCCGCGTTTTTTGCTTGACGTTCGAGGTTGACTTCTTCACCCGCCACGGCTTTGAGGTCATGGCGGACCAGGGCGCCGTGGACCCCGCTGTCTACTCCGAGTTGCTGCGCTCCGCCGATGAAGGTGTGGCTGAGTTTCTAGACCTGGCGCGGGTCAAGCCGAACACGCTCGGTAACACCCGGATGATCCGCCAGCTCTAA